Proteins encoded in a region of the Nonomuraea helvata genome:
- a CDS encoding PEP/pyruvate-binding domain-containing protein produces the protein MKAVLPLDDAAADLATVGGKGASLARLTRAGLPVPGGFHITTEAYRAFVSAFGDEIAHAQDARRLFAEHEMPAEIAAEIRRAYGALGDDVPVAVRSSATAEDLPDMSFAGQQDTYLNIRGEGLLDAVKRCWASLWNPRAIAYREQNGVPHDEVALAVVVQELVDAEAAGVLFTANPVTGARDESVINASWGLGEAVVGGQVTPDTVVVSGGAVIQSQVGDKTVMTVRTSDGTREEPVPEELRGRPVLDKRQAVELAAIGARIQELYGTPMDVEWARSGGAFAIVQARPITGLKPQVEEWNDSLKGDYLWTGGNLGEAIPDVMTPLTWSLVRLFIREAMSASALPGFDLVGNIGGRFYMNLSVVHSIAAALGMRGRLSAVEQVFGKLPPGLDVPQVPLPRWEIIKRVIPLAIDIQRRVRRNLKGMRAFLATSQRRCEELRATIAATGSGPELADLWEREIRPHLVTSCRMLEAAGRQGGATLVWTRDRLRKMMGEVDAEAMLTGVNSGGELASLGPVMGLSKLARGEITREEFARTYGHRGPHEFEVSIPRPGEDPEWIDAQLAGLRDLRADTEALLARQQQARDAAWARFAERYPRQLARMRARVQRWNAVVRDREDTRSENMRAFWVLRAFAVRAGELTGQGDDVFFLYLDELLALLRGDPSALEKVPVRRATHERYAALPIYPALIVGHFDPVRWAADPDRRADVYDARGTGVPVSDTVKGFPGAPGIVEGIARVISGPEEGDRLKPGEILVTTLTNVGWTPMFPRAAAVVTDMGAPLSHASIVARELGIPAVVGTGNATMRLHDGDRIRVDGERGTVELLG, from the coding sequence GTGAAGGCCGTACTCCCCCTCGACGACGCGGCGGCCGATCTTGCGACCGTGGGGGGCAAGGGCGCCTCGCTGGCCAGGCTGACCAGGGCGGGGCTGCCCGTTCCCGGGGGGTTCCACATCACGACGGAGGCCTACCGGGCGTTCGTGTCGGCGTTCGGTGACGAGATCGCGCACGCGCAGGACGCGCGGAGGCTGTTCGCCGAGCATGAGATGCCTGCCGAGATCGCCGCGGAGATCCGCCGGGCGTACGGGGCGCTCGGCGATGACGTGCCGGTGGCCGTGCGTTCGTCGGCCACCGCCGAGGACCTGCCGGACATGTCGTTCGCCGGTCAGCAGGACACCTATCTCAACATCAGGGGCGAGGGGCTGCTGGATGCGGTCAAGCGCTGCTGGGCCTCGCTGTGGAACCCGCGCGCCATCGCCTACCGCGAGCAGAACGGCGTCCCCCATGATGAGGTGGCGCTGGCGGTGGTGGTCCAGGAGCTGGTGGACGCGGAGGCGGCCGGTGTCCTGTTCACCGCGAACCCGGTCACCGGTGCCCGTGACGAGAGCGTGATCAACGCTTCCTGGGGGCTCGGTGAGGCGGTCGTCGGCGGTCAGGTCACCCCGGACACGGTCGTGGTGTCGGGCGGCGCGGTCATTCAGTCGCAGGTCGGCGACAAGACGGTGATGACCGTCCGCACTTCTGACGGCACCCGCGAGGAGCCTGTGCCGGAGGAGCTGCGCGGCAGGCCCGTGCTGGACAAGCGGCAGGCGGTGGAGCTGGCCGCGATCGGTGCGCGGATCCAGGAGCTGTACGGGACTCCGATGGACGTCGAGTGGGCCCGGAGCGGCGGCGCGTTCGCGATCGTGCAGGCGCGCCCGATCACCGGTCTCAAGCCGCAGGTCGAGGAGTGGAACGACAGCCTCAAGGGCGACTACCTGTGGACCGGCGGCAATCTGGGCGAGGCCATCCCCGACGTGATGACGCCGCTGACGTGGTCGCTCGTGCGCCTGTTCATCAGGGAGGCGATGTCGGCCTCGGCCCTGCCCGGCTTCGACCTGGTCGGCAACATCGGCGGCCGCTTCTACATGAACCTGAGCGTCGTCCACTCCATCGCCGCCGCCCTGGGCATGCGCGGCAGGCTGAGCGCGGTCGAGCAGGTCTTCGGCAAGCTGCCGCCGGGGCTGGACGTGCCGCAGGTGCCGTTGCCGCGCTGGGAGATCATCAAACGGGTCATTCCCCTGGCGATAGACATCCAGCGCCGCGTGCGCCGCAACCTCAAGGGCATGCGCGCGTTCCTGGCCACCTCGCAGCGGCGGTGCGAGGAGCTGCGCGCCACGATCGCCGCCACCGGTTCCGGCCCCGAACTGGCCGACCTGTGGGAACGCGAGATCAGGCCGCACCTGGTCACCTCCTGCCGCATGCTCGAGGCCGCCGGCCGCCAGGGCGGCGCCACCCTCGTCTGGACCCGCGACAGGCTGCGCAAGATGATGGGCGAGGTCGACGCCGAGGCCATGCTGACCGGCGTGAACTCCGGCGGCGAGCTGGCCAGCCTGGGCCCGGTGATGGGTCTGTCCAAGCTGGCCCGCGGGGAGATCACCAGGGAGGAGTTCGCCCGCACGTACGGGCATCGCGGCCCCCACGAGTTCGAGGTGTCGATCCCGCGGCCCGGCGAGGACCCCGAATGGATCGACGCCCAGCTCGCGGGCCTGCGCGACCTGCGGGCCGACACCGAGGCGCTGCTCGCCCGGCAGCAGCAGGCGCGCGACGCGGCGTGGGCGCGCTTCGCCGAGCGCTATCCGCGCCAGCTGGCCAGGATGCGCGCCAGGGTCCAGCGCTGGAACGCGGTCGTGCGCGACCGCGAGGACACGCGCTCGGAGAACATGCGGGCGTTCTGGGTGCTGCGGGCGTTCGCCGTACGGGCGGGGGAGCTGACGGGCCAGGGCGACGACGTGTTCTTCCTCTACCTGGACGAGCTGCTGGCCCTGCTGCGGGGCGACCCGTCCGCGCTGGAGAAGGTGCCGGTACGGCGGGCCACCCACGAGCGGTACGCCGCCCTGCCGATCTACCCCGCGCTGATCGTCGGCCACTTCGACCCCGTACGCTGGGCCGCCGACCCCGACCGGCGGGCCGACGTTTACGACGCGCGCGGCACCGGCGTGCCCGTGAGCGACACCGTGAAGGGCTTCCCCGGCGCTCCCGGCATCGTGGAGGGCATCGCCCGCGTGATCTCCGGACCTGAGGAAGGCGACCGGCTCAAGCCGGGCGAGATCCTCGTCACCACGCTGACCAACGTGGGCTGGACCCCGATGTTCCCGCGCGCCGCCGCCGTCGTGACCGACATGGGCGCACCGCTCTCGCACGCCTCGATCGTGGCTCGCGAGCTCGGCATCCCCGCCGTGGTCGGCACCGGCAACGCC